Proteins co-encoded in one Cytobacillus sp. NJ13 genomic window:
- a CDS encoding sensor histidine kinase, translated as MLELLITMLERLGIIVTIALILTRFRFFREMIYGERLKRQQEYKAILFFGFFGIIGTYSGLAFNTDTLQFNRWASELASDEAIANSRVVGVVLAGLLGGPKVGVGAGIIAGFHRFTLGGFTGIACGLASIVAGLLAGFFRRKNEHVKLSSAFFIGATAEAVQMLIILGISRPIEKALALVEMIGIPMIIANGLGSALFLLIIKNVINEEEKAGAFHAQKTLRIADQTLAHLREGINHKSALAVCLILHKELHMKAVAITNHTEILAHVGLGNDHHRSGSPIQTQITRDVIQHGEIVVANDQTIHCRQENCPLGAAIVAPLKLRGETIGTLKFYFTSEKEMTNLVMELISGLSVLLSNQLEIAEADKAYQLAKEAEIKALQAQISPHFLFNSLNTIISLVRIEPAQARKLLVSLSHFLRQNLTATTVSCTTLEQELRHVRAYLSIEETRFVDRLEVIYDIDEDSLLERIPPLTLQPIVENAVKHGIKNKEQDCIIMIKIQKQDGMTIVKVKDNGQGMSRERAEQLGKETLQSESGSGLALYNVNRRLTMMFGDEASLQIASTPGIGTDIQFAIPQTEEKADGKNDPNLNR; from the coding sequence ATGCTTGAATTGCTGATTACAATGCTGGAGCGGCTCGGAATCATTGTCACCATTGCGCTGATTCTGACAAGGTTCCGCTTTTTCAGAGAGATGATTTATGGCGAAAGATTAAAACGGCAGCAGGAGTATAAAGCCATTCTTTTTTTCGGTTTCTTTGGCATCATTGGAACCTATTCCGGGCTGGCCTTCAATACGGACACACTGCAGTTTAACCGCTGGGCATCCGAGCTTGCTTCAGATGAAGCCATTGCCAATTCCAGGGTAGTCGGGGTCGTGCTCGCCGGATTGCTTGGCGGCCCTAAAGTAGGGGTTGGCGCAGGAATTATAGCAGGATTCCACCGATTTACACTTGGCGGCTTTACCGGGATTGCCTGCGGGCTGGCGTCCATAGTGGCAGGGCTGCTTGCCGGCTTTTTCCGACGGAAAAATGAACATGTGAAGCTATCCTCAGCCTTCTTTATTGGTGCAACAGCTGAAGCTGTACAGATGCTGATTATTCTTGGAATTTCACGGCCTATAGAAAAAGCGCTTGCGCTTGTCGAAATGATTGGAATTCCCATGATTATAGCAAATGGACTTGGCAGTGCCCTATTTTTGCTGATCATAAAAAATGTCATTAACGAAGAAGAAAAAGCAGGTGCTTTTCATGCACAAAAAACGCTTAGAATTGCTGACCAGACGCTTGCACACCTTCGTGAAGGCATTAATCATAAGTCCGCTCTGGCAGTCTGCCTGATTTTACATAAGGAACTTCACATGAAAGCAGTTGCGATCACCAATCACACCGAAATCCTTGCCCATGTCGGCCTGGGAAATGACCACCACCGTTCCGGAAGCCCGATCCAGACCCAGATCACACGGGATGTCATTCAGCACGGGGAAATTGTGGTTGCCAATGACCAGACCATTCACTGCCGGCAGGAAAACTGCCCTCTTGGCGCAGCCATTGTCGCTCCTTTAAAGCTTCGGGGCGAAACGATCGGAACGCTGAAATTTTACTTCACTTCTGAAAAAGAAATGACTAATCTCGTGATGGAACTGATCTCGGGGCTAAGTGTACTGCTCAGCAATCAGCTCGAGATCGCTGAGGCTGATAAAGCCTACCAGCTGGCAAAGGAAGCTGAAATTAAAGCGCTGCAAGCGCAAATATCACCGCATTTTTTATTTAATTCATTAAATACGATTATCTCCCTTGTGCGGATCGAGCCTGCCCAGGCACGGAAATTGCTCGTATCCTTATCGCATTTTCTGCGGCAAAACCTGACGGCCACGACAGTCAGCTGTACGACCCTTGAACAGGAGCTCAGACATGTAAGGGCTTATCTGTCAATTGAAGAAACCCGGTTTGTGGATCGGCTCGAAGTCATTTATGACATTGATGAAGATTCCCTTTTGGAAAGAATCCCGCCGCTCACTCTGCAGCCGATTGTGGAAAATGCCGTAAAGCATGGAATTAAGAACAAGGAACAGGACTGTATCATTATGATCAAAATTCAGAAACAGGACGGAATGACGATAGTAAAAGTGAAGGATAATGGACAGGGAATGAGCCGGGAAAGAGCCGAACAGCTCGGCAAGGAAACCCTGCAGTCAGAATCGGGCTCCGGACTTGCATTGTACAATGTAAACCGCCGGCTGACCATGATGTTTGGTGATGAAGCTTCGCTGCAAATTGCGAGCACACCAGGCATCGGCACCGACATTCAATTCGCCATTCCGCAAACGGAGGAAAAAGCTGATGGAAAAAACGATCCGAACCTTAATCGCTGA
- a CDS encoding LytTR family DNA-binding domain-containing protein, with protein MEKTIRTLIADDERYSRDELKHLLEEFPAIQVVGEAESGEAAVMKAIQLQPDVVFLDVEMPKMNGMEAAKSLQELKKVPLIIFATAYPQFAAEAFRYEATDYLLKPYDEEQLEQTIRRVEKLIGSKKENDLSKPSGKLAVEEVGEILYLEPKEILYIYRDEKVSRIITRTGEHETKTPLKDLESRLLPFSFFRIHKSYLVNLDYVTRLTPWFNGAYQLEMEGRNELLSVSRNYVKALRVRLEL; from the coding sequence ATGGAAAAAACGATCCGAACCTTAATCGCTGATGACGAAAGATACAGCAGAGATGAATTAAAGCATTTACTTGAGGAATTTCCTGCTATCCAGGTTGTCGGCGAGGCTGAATCTGGCGAAGCGGCCGTGATGAAAGCCATCCAGCTTCAGCCGGACGTCGTTTTCCTTGATGTGGAGATGCCCAAGATGAACGGGATGGAAGCTGCCAAATCACTGCAGGAGCTGAAAAAAGTGCCGCTCATCATCTTTGCCACTGCCTACCCGCAGTTTGCTGCTGAAGCCTTCCGCTATGAAGCAACCGATTATTTACTGAAGCCATACGACGAAGAACAGCTGGAACAGACCATCAGGCGCGTGGAAAAATTGATTGGCTCCAAAAAAGAAAATGACCTCAGCAAGCCGTCCGGCAAGCTGGCTGTTGAAGAAGTTGGGGAAATTCTATACCTCGAACCAAAAGAAATCCTCTATATCTACCGGGATGAAAAAGTATCCAGGATTATAACCAGAACCGGGGAGCATGAAACCAAAACCCCGCTGAAAGATTTGGAGAGCCGGCTGCTTCCCTTCAGCTTTTTCCGGATTCATAAAAGCTATCTGGTGAATCTGGATTATGTCACAAGACTCACCCCCTGGTTCAACGGGGCATACCAGCTTGAGATGGAAGGACGGAATGAACTCTTGTCTGTGAGCCGGAATTATGTGAAGGCACTGCGGGTGCGATTGGAGTTGTAA
- a CDS encoding carbon starvation CstA family protein, with translation MITFLVCIALLIIGYFTYGKFVEKVFGVKEARTTPAYTHADGVDYIAMSTPKNSLIQLLNIAGTGPIFGPIMGALYGPVAFIWIVVGCIFAGAVHDYLTGMISIRNRGAHLPELASKFLGKVMKHVVNAFAVLLLLLVGTVFVTTPADLLYVVMDQKISLTLIIAAIFIYYILATLLPVDKIIGRLYPYFGALLLISALGVGIGLVATGADIPEISLQNFHPANAPIFPLLFFTITCGALSGFHATQTPIISRTTQNENQGRKIFYGMMIAEGIIAMIWAAAAMSLFDGYNGLSDFLANGGPGAVVSEASTMMLGAIGGTLAILGVVVLPITSGDTAFRSARMIIADYINFAQKKFSSRLWIAIPLFVISLALTQIDFNILWRYFSWANQSTAVIALFVGAMYLYIAKKNYWISLIPGIFMLLMVLTYIFNAQIGFGLSMNASWICGAIGTVILVALFFSAAKKARANNLPLEEDISGWKKSA, from the coding sequence ATGATTACTTTTTTAGTCTGTATTGCACTTTTAATTATTGGTTATTTTACGTACGGCAAGTTTGTTGAAAAAGTATTCGGTGTGAAGGAGGCACGGACGACTCCTGCCTACACGCATGCTGACGGTGTAGACTATATCGCTATGAGCACACCAAAGAACTCGCTGATTCAATTATTAAATATTGCTGGTACTGGTCCGATTTTCGGCCCGATTATGGGAGCGCTTTATGGACCTGTTGCCTTTATCTGGATCGTGGTCGGCTGTATTTTTGCCGGTGCTGTTCATGATTATTTAACAGGAATGATTTCGATCCGGAACCGCGGCGCGCATTTGCCTGAGCTTGCGAGCAAGTTCCTTGGAAAAGTTATGAAACATGTTGTGAACGCTTTCGCTGTTCTTCTTCTGTTATTGGTTGGTACGGTGTTTGTTACTACTCCTGCTGATCTGCTTTATGTGGTGATGGATCAGAAGATCTCACTAACACTAATCATTGCTGCGATTTTCATCTATTATATTTTGGCGACTTTGCTGCCTGTTGATAAAATTATCGGCCGTCTATACCCATACTTTGGCGCATTGCTTTTAATCAGCGCCCTTGGAGTAGGTATTGGTTTAGTGGCAACTGGTGCTGATATTCCGGAAATTTCACTGCAGAATTTCCATCCGGCTAACGCACCTATTTTCCCATTGCTGTTTTTCACTATCACTTGCGGTGCTCTTTCCGGCTTCCATGCGACACAGACGCCGATTATTTCCCGTACGACTCAAAATGAAAACCAGGGACGCAAGATTTTCTATGGCATGATGATTGCAGAAGGTATTATCGCTATGATCTGGGCTGCTGCTGCGATGAGTTTATTTGATGGATATAACGGTTTAAGTGATTTCCTTGCAAACGGAGGTCCTGGAGCAGTCGTCAGTGAAGCTTCCACTATGATGCTTGGAGCGATTGGCGGAACACTTGCCATTCTTGGAGTAGTTGTCCTTCCAATCACTTCCGGAGATACAGCTTTCCGAAGTGCACGTATGATTATTGCTGACTATATTAATTTTGCACAGAAGAAATTCTCAAGCCGTTTGTGGATCGCTATTCCTTTGTTCGTGATTTCTCTGGCACTTACTCAAATCGACTTTAACATTCTATGGAGATACTTCAGCTGGGCTAACCAATCAACTGCGGTCATCGCGCTGTTTGTCGGTGCCATGTACTTGTATATCGCAAAGAAGAATTACTGGATCTCTCTTATTCCGGGAATATTCATGCTGCTGATGGTTTTAACCTATATCTTTAATGCGCAAATCGGGTTCGGTTTATCGATGAATGCTTCCTGGATTTGCGGAGCAATCGGTACAGTCATTCTTGTGGCTCTATTCTTCTCCGCTGCTAAAAAGGCCCGGGCGAATAACCTGCCGCTTGAAGAAGATATTTCCGGCTGGAAGAAATCCGCTTAA
- a CDS encoding ketopantoate reductase family protein, which yields MRILVVGAGAIGGYFGGRLLEKGEDVTFLVREKRKQQLEKYGLVAESVHGDMKFPEPKTIQAGEQADAFDVILLSTKAYHLEGAIEDIRLYTDDSTLILPLLNGIAHIDELTAAFGETKVLGGLCFIETTLGENGKVIQTSPVHDFVFGERCGEKTERILKLQEAFSGTKANFRLSENIEQEMWHKYLFISTLSGVTSLFRSPIGPIRDQAFGFNSVKEVLKEASAIMRGLDAPLAHGIEDAQVQKIREMGFEMKSSLQRDMEKQQAIEADHFFGYLLKKAAQLDLDAPVLGAIYANLKVYENNSL from the coding sequence ATGAGAATATTAGTTGTCGGAGCCGGCGCCATTGGCGGCTATTTTGGCGGAAGGCTTTTGGAAAAAGGCGAGGATGTAACGTTCTTGGTAAGGGAGAAAAGAAAGCAGCAGCTTGAGAAATATGGGCTTGTGGCGGAAAGTGTACATGGGGATATGAAGTTTCCTGAGCCGAAAACGATCCAGGCCGGAGAACAGGCAGATGCATTCGATGTCATCCTGCTCTCTACAAAAGCCTATCATCTTGAGGGAGCTATAGAGGATATCCGTCTATACACAGACGATAGTACTTTGATTCTTCCTCTCTTAAATGGAATTGCCCATATAGATGAACTGACAGCCGCTTTTGGGGAAACAAAGGTTCTTGGCGGCCTTTGCTTTATTGAAACCACTCTTGGTGAAAATGGGAAAGTGATTCAAACAAGCCCGGTCCATGACTTTGTTTTTGGGGAACGATGCGGCGAAAAAACGGAGCGGATCCTTAAGCTTCAAGAGGCTTTTTCAGGTACAAAAGCAAACTTCCGCCTCTCCGAAAATATCGAGCAGGAGATGTGGCATAAATACTTGTTTATCTCTACTCTTTCTGGCGTTACCTCTCTATTCCGTTCTCCAATCGGTCCAATCCGCGATCAGGCATTTGGATTTAATTCAGTTAAGGAGGTATTGAAAGAAGCATCTGCCATTATGAGGGGCTTGGATGCTCCGCTGGCTCACGGGATTGAAGATGCCCAGGTGCAAAAAATAAGAGAAATGGGCTTTGAAATGAAATCTTCCCTGCAGCGCGATATGGAAAAGCAGCAGGCAATCGAAGCAGATCATTTCTTTGGATATTTGCTGAAAAAAGCTGCGCAGCTGGATTTGGATGCTCCTGTTCTAGGTGCCATTTATGCGAACTTGAAGGTTTATGAGAATAATAGTTTATAA
- a CDS encoding M6 family metalloprotease domain-containing protein — protein MLKVLSTSALSLALAGSAVFAGAGPADTQAKQESKYQVSLAHHVGASPELAAKAKELGIDLSKVDPAEKAAKAGAKFQQPGDNHVAYKEATGDIPVLVLLAKYPDGDEPVGDMPGQVPAEYYEDLIFGTEYNPYELPQFQKFDGENVPKDRTMQNAYKESSYGKTNLVRKENTEFVWVEMPKGASYYLDQEGTFAENGTYVNGNVNGDAHTGEFIRDLLKAADQQVDFSKYAENGEVPNIFVIHEGTGAEFSRDPAQFWSHKWNILSALYYGKYYETGKPAPVKEGMSEEAWINKTVAEDMTYDGVMVNNYNIQPGIGGNVAGFDAATNSYKEEAKTGPFPAQTGVYAHEFGHALGLPDFYDTVYSSEGAGNYSMMAGGSWMRYPDAAAYAGNSPTHFDPFSKIFLGWVNPIEVKPEEGVREITLPAINKATADNGIVKMEVPGSNGTEYFLFENVQQDGFNKGLIRQGADSKGLMAWHVDENIINLYQTAGFRPNNVENWMNKRFQYNQSETASDGTLVTHYGLSVLQADGKYDLEKNLNRGDAGDFFKTGGKITPVSGNVHTGSYYFWKGYSSTPADSGIHVTDIKENADGSITAKFYYNSNSSQK, from the coding sequence TTGTTAAAAGTTCTATCCACTTCAGCTTTATCCCTTGCTTTAGCAGGAAGTGCCGTTTTTGCAGGAGCGGGACCGGCAGATACTCAGGCAAAGCAGGAAAGTAAGTATCAAGTCAGCCTTGCACACCATGTTGGTGCGTCGCCGGAGCTTGCTGCAAAAGCAAAGGAATTGGGAATCGATTTATCAAAGGTCGATCCGGCTGAGAAAGCAGCAAAGGCAGGAGCAAAGTTCCAGCAGCCTGGTGACAATCATGTGGCGTATAAAGAAGCAACAGGAGATATACCGGTTCTTGTTCTTCTGGCAAAGTATCCGGATGGTGATGAGCCGGTCGGTGATATGCCTGGACAAGTTCCGGCTGAGTATTATGAGGATTTAATTTTTGGAACAGAGTATAATCCTTATGAGCTTCCTCAATTCCAGAAATTTGATGGTGAGAATGTCCCGAAGGATCGCACGATGCAAAATGCTTATAAAGAATCCAGCTATGGAAAAACCAACCTGGTCCGCAAGGAAAACACCGAATTTGTATGGGTGGAAATGCCTAAAGGTGCGTCATATTACTTGGATCAGGAAGGTACCTTTGCTGAAAATGGTACATACGTCAATGGCAACGTGAATGGAGATGCCCATACAGGCGAATTCATTCGTGACTTACTGAAAGCGGCAGACCAGCAGGTTGACTTCTCGAAGTATGCCGAGAATGGAGAAGTTCCTAATATCTTCGTTATTCATGAAGGTACAGGAGCTGAATTCAGCCGTGACCCGGCACAGTTCTGGTCTCATAAGTGGAATATCCTGAGTGCGCTTTACTATGGCAAATACTATGAAACTGGCAAACCGGCACCAGTTAAAGAAGGAATGTCAGAAGAAGCCTGGATTAATAAAACCGTTGCAGAAGATATGACCTATGATGGCGTAATGGTTAACAACTACAACATCCAGCCGGGCATCGGCGGAAATGTTGCCGGATTTGATGCTGCAACAAATTCTTATAAAGAAGAGGCAAAAACGGGTCCATTCCCAGCACAAACCGGGGTTTACGCCCATGAATTTGGACATGCGCTAGGTTTGCCTGATTTCTATGATACGGTTTACAGCTCTGAAGGTGCAGGAAACTACTCGATGATGGCGGGCGGCTCCTGGATGCGCTATCCGGATGCTGCTGCATATGCAGGAAACTCTCCAACGCACTTTGATCCGTTCTCTAAGATATTCTTGGGATGGGTAAATCCAATTGAAGTGAAGCCTGAAGAGGGCGTGCGAGAAATCACGCTTCCGGCGATCAATAAAGCAACTGCTGACAACGGCATCGTCAAAATGGAAGTGCCGGGCTCTAATGGGACTGAATACTTCCTATTTGAAAACGTTCAGCAGGATGGCTTTAACAAAGGCTTAATTCGCCAGGGTGCAGATTCTAAAGGGTTAATGGCGTGGCACGTAGATGAGAACATCATCAACCTGTACCAGACGGCCGGCTTCCGTCCAAACAATGTTGAAAACTGGATGAATAAGCGCTTCCAGTACAACCAATCAGAAACTGCCAGCGATGGTACACTGGTAACACACTATGGTTTATCCGTTCTTCAGGCAGATGGAAAGTATGACCTGGAGAAAAATCTAAACCGCGGTGATGCAGGCGATTTCTTCAAAACCGGAGGAAAAATCACACCTGTATCCGGGAATGTTCACACTGGTTCTTACTACTTCTGGAAGGGCTATAGCTCAACGCCAGCTGATTCTGGAATCCATGTAACAGACATTAAAGAAAATGCGGATGGATCCATCACGGCGAAATTCTACTATAATTCAAACAGCAGCCAAAAATAA
- a CDS encoding YwbE family protein, which translates to MEGQNRAAIAPGLKVKIVLKKDQRTGVLTEGIVKDILTKSPSHPHGIKVRLEDGQVGRVKQILR; encoded by the coding sequence ATGGAAGGGCAGAATCGCGCTGCAATTGCGCCTGGATTAAAAGTAAAAATTGTTCTTAAAAAGGATCAGCGGACAGGTGTGCTGACAGAAGGAATCGTGAAAGACATTCTAACAAAGTCACCTTCTCACCCGCACGGTATAAAAGTGAGACTCGAAGATGGACAGGTTGGCCGGGTAAAACAAATTTTACGTTAA
- a CDS encoding ATP-binding protein, producing the protein MVTLIKPLLVNITILFSFTFNGNLFFPYQTKTPLTLKQKLIYGLLGSFGALLCMFYPIETLGETHFDLRMVAIMIVTLYTGWLPGSIVMLSTVITRYLIGGQFIYIGILVSILSFLITISLRRVFINSKHRVVTGSFILFFYFYLYISILATAVIFLDTFFYLTYFAAFYLTFIALIFVIENLFRTNKQISEMMYMDKLTMVGQLAASIAHEIRNPLSTVRGFIQYLSQDTADESLKRFSPLIIEELDRTNSIITNYLKVSKPEQFHLANVPLHDVIQDCVLLMRPLASYSNVMIEYADKGPFYVQGDEHHLKQAIMNVIKNGIESVPEKGRIHIFTSADYFHNTVEITIADNGRGMTSEQLENIGLPFYTTKTKGTGLGSMVTNKIIREMQGTIEYDSDIGKGTTVKIVLPLLKSE; encoded by the coding sequence TTGGTTACACTGATCAAGCCTTTACTGGTAAATATTACAATACTTTTTTCATTCACGTTTAACGGGAATTTGTTTTTTCCATATCAGACAAAGACCCCCCTCACCCTTAAACAAAAATTGATTTACGGACTGCTTGGCTCATTTGGTGCACTTTTGTGCATGTTTTATCCCATTGAAACGCTGGGGGAAACCCATTTTGATTTGCGTATGGTCGCCATCATGATCGTAACGCTGTATACAGGATGGCTTCCCGGATCTATTGTGATGCTAAGTACAGTCATTACCCGCTATTTAATTGGCGGACAGTTCATTTATATTGGAATTTTGGTTTCCATTCTATCTTTTTTGATTACAATTTCTTTAAGAAGAGTATTTATTAATTCCAAACATCGGGTGGTAACAGGGTCATTCATTCTGTTCTTTTATTTTTACCTTTATATATCCATTCTTGCTACAGCTGTCATTTTTCTGGATACATTCTTTTACCTGACTTACTTCGCGGCGTTTTACCTGACATTTATTGCTCTTATTTTTGTCATCGAAAACCTTTTCAGAACGAACAAACAGATCAGTGAAATGATGTATATGGATAAGCTGACAATGGTCGGCCAGCTGGCAGCTTCCATCGCACATGAAATTAGAAATCCTTTATCCACTGTGAGGGGCTTCATTCAATATTTGAGCCAGGATACGGCGGATGAGAGTTTAAAAAGGTTCTCCCCGCTCATAATTGAGGAATTGGATCGCACAAACAGCATCATTACGAACTATTTGAAAGTCTCAAAGCCCGAGCAGTTTCATCTGGCTAATGTCCCCTTGCATGACGTGATTCAGGATTGTGTACTGCTCATGAGGCCGCTTGCCTCTTATTCCAATGTTATGATTGAGTACGCGGATAAAGGACCTTTTTATGTTCAGGGAGATGAACACCACCTGAAACAGGCCATTATGAATGTGATCAAGAATGGAATAGAATCAGTTCCGGAAAAGGGAAGAATTCATATTTTCACCTCTGCAGATTATTTTCACAACACGGTTGAAATAACCATTGCAGATAACGGCCGGGGCATGACATCCGAGCAATTAGAGAATATCGGACTGCCTTTTTATACAACAAAGACGAAGGGAACAGGCCTTGGCAGCATGGTTACGAACAAAATCATCCGTGAAATGCAAGGAACGATTGAATATGACAGCGATATTGGCAAGGGAACGACAGTGAAAATTGTACTGCCCCTGCTGAAGAGTGAATAA
- a CDS encoding exonuclease domain-containing protein yields the protein MRNQEKMGLLLDVETTGLGPNFDEIIELALKLFSYRADTGEILDIKDKAAFLREPISKSAKNNYSRAFRVHGIPYEAVSGKSFDDIKIKKYFFHADSVFAHNASFDRSFLYRMYPEDINELKWYCTMRSVPWKEYGFTDSKLLTLLQSHQIAESQTHRAMDDITYLLELLKKTNPAGDFYMRDVLAKGPMRKYQPAVQGRLG from the coding sequence ATGAGAAACCAGGAAAAGATGGGGCTGCTGCTGGATGTGGAGACGACGGGGCTTGGACCAAATTTCGATGAAATTATCGAACTGGCATTAAAGCTGTTTTCGTACCGTGCGGATACTGGAGAGATCCTTGATATTAAGGATAAAGCTGCATTCCTGCGGGAGCCCATCAGCAAATCGGCCAAAAACAATTACAGCCGCGCTTTCAGGGTTCACGGAATTCCTTATGAAGCTGTCAGCGGTAAAAGCTTTGATGATATCAAAATAAAAAAATATTTCTTTCATGCCGATTCCGTTTTCGCTCATAATGCATCCTTTGACCGCAGTTTTTTATACCGGATGTATCCTGAAGACATCAACGAATTAAAATGGTATTGCACGATGAGAAGTGTTCCATGGAAGGAATATGGTTTTACAGACAGCAAGCTGCTGACGCTCCTTCAGTCCCACCAGATTGCAGAAAGCCAGACACATAGGGCGATGGATGATATTACATACCTCTTAGAATTGCTGAAAAAGACAAATCCTGCAGGGGATTTCTATATGCGTGATGTTCTGGCAAAAGGTCCGATGAGAAAATACCAGCCTGCGGTTCAGGGCCGGCTTGGTTAA
- a CDS encoding DUF3784 domain-containing protein gives MIGLVITQIAVIALFLILGWAVRFKMAYWLISGFASRPEEEKETLIENRYPQKIGSLLIGTAIGMLVLLPLSFIEFRFATEVQFGFMLVILLGGLIYLSRYEVPAKRKRSYLIASIVFIVTFGPIVYLTFSSHKGYEMALAEHSFEISGMYGDEWDYRDIQSVQLLEEMPEVTWKQNGIGLPTLAQGHFKVTGYGSSLLFIQKDHTPILYIEFKDEQIFVNSKDSSVTQSWYEELKKEAE, from the coding sequence ATGATCGGACTTGTCATTACACAGATTGCAGTGATCGCGCTCTTTCTGATTCTCGGGTGGGCTGTGAGATTCAAAATGGCTTACTGGCTCATTTCCGGATTCGCATCGCGGCCCGAAGAAGAGAAAGAAACATTAATAGAAAACAGGTATCCGCAAAAAATCGGCAGCCTTCTCATCGGCACCGCTATCGGAATGCTGGTGCTTCTGCCTCTATCGTTTATCGAATTCAGATTTGCAACCGAAGTGCAATTCGGCTTCATGCTGGTCATATTGCTTGGCGGACTCATCTACTTATCCAGATATGAAGTGCCGGCAAAAAGAAAACGCAGTTATCTAATTGCCAGCATTGTCTTCATTGTAACGTTTGGCCCTATCGTTTATCTGACCTTCTCCAGTCATAAAGGCTATGAAATGGCATTAGCAGAGCATTCATTTGAAATTTCCGGGATGTACGGAGATGAATGGGATTATCGGGATATTCAGTCCGTGCAATTATTAGAGGAGATGCCTGAAGTAACCTGGAAACAAAATGGCATCGGCCTCCCTACCCTTGCACAGGGACATTTCAAAGTGACCGGCTATGGCAGCAGCTTATTATTCATCCAAAAAGACCATACGCCCATTCTATACATTGAGTTCAAAGATGAGCAGATATTTGTTAACAGCAAAGATTCCTCGGTAACTCAGAGCTGGTATGAAGAGCTCAAAAAAGAAGCGGAATAA